In one Spirosoma rigui genomic region, the following are encoded:
- a CDS encoding SGNH/GDSL hydrolase family protein, with protein MKSVIEILSNSTNEWGPGSASAHWLAGGSVATWIGVSGLLLLVLAVCVNRNTLKLGRLQPIRASYALACLILIGFCPLGCGPIDTLEDASAARQAAGSGCDQPDCLPLAPTRVPKGVPPPPAPQGLPVPTFSPQSGTLAFGTGISLGVTTLPVGAVIEYSYDDGKTWIPGDKAPILGVQPILSRTRINDLTSSPSQASFTPFYKRMMVIGNSIMNHGPLPAQGWFNSNGMAASAPEKDYVHLLTARLAQQYPQVTMRLVSGGDFERQFGKPDYSIDEFNEPLQQFKPDLIIVRLGENVDEGDVLSPRNFEAQYRKLLERLATYTGQPVKIVCTTSVWKRTQTDIVIRRVATEKGITLVDLSSMVGQDQFFAFNEYKDAAIGAHPNDNGMKRIADLIWAKLP; from the coding sequence ATGAAGTCCGTAATTGAAATTTTATCCAACAGCACGAATGAATGGGGACCCGGAAGCGCGTCAGCGCATTGGCTGGCGGGTGGCTCCGTGGCTACGTGGATCGGCGTCTCGGGTCTGTTGCTGCTGGTGCTGGCTGTTTGCGTGAATCGTAACACGCTGAAATTAGGTCGATTACAACCAATAAGAGCATCCTATGCCCTTGCGTGCCTGATTCTGATTGGTTTCTGTCCACTAGGCTGCGGCCCGATCGATACACTGGAAGATGCGTCGGCCGCCCGCCAGGCAGCCGGTTCAGGTTGCGACCAGCCCGACTGCCTGCCCCTGGCTCCCACCCGCGTCCCGAAGGGAGTGCCCCCCCCACCCGCTCCGCAGGGGCTACCCGTGCCTACGTTCAGCCCCCAGTCGGGCACGCTGGCTTTCGGTACCGGTATAAGCCTGGGTGTTACGACGCTGCCCGTTGGCGCCGTTATCGAGTATTCGTATGATGACGGGAAAACCTGGATACCCGGCGATAAGGCTCCGATTTTGGGCGTACAACCTATCCTGAGCCGTACCCGGATCAACGACCTCACATCCAGTCCCAGCCAGGCTTCCTTCACGCCCTTTTATAAACGCATGATGGTCATTGGCAACAGCATCATGAACCACGGCCCCCTACCCGCCCAGGGTTGGTTCAACAGCAACGGGATGGCAGCGTCGGCACCCGAAAAAGATTATGTCCACCTCCTCACCGCACGCCTGGCCCAGCAGTATCCTCAGGTAACCATGCGGCTGGTATCGGGGGGGGATTTTGAGCGTCAGTTTGGTAAGCCCGACTACAGTATTGATGAATTTAACGAACCCCTGCAACAGTTCAAACCCGACCTGATCATCGTACGGCTGGGCGAAAATGTGGACGAAGGAGACGTATTGAGTCCCCGGAATTTTGAAGCTCAGTACCGTAAACTGCTCGAGCGACTCGCTACCTACACTGGTCAGCCCGTCAAGATCGTGTGCACGACGAGCGTCTGGAAACGCACCCAGACCGACATCGTTATCCGGCGGGTAGCGACGGAGAAAGGTATTACGCTGGTCGACCTGAGTTCGATGGTGGGTCAGGACCAGTTTTTCGCGTTCAATGAGTACAAGGATGCCGCCATTGGTGCCCACCCGAATGACAATGGCATGAAACGCATTGCTGATTTGATCTGGGCCAAATTGCCCTAA
- a CDS encoding alginate O-acetyltransferase AlgX-related protein encodes MPSSKGSVRPLTTGEPLPPRQEVPARHYRFFATGIGFIALLVLPTLDQWLGLSAGFKSTEKRLLAPFPAFEFPHVRTFISQFGTYYKENFGWRNALFYQYSHWKFGVLGVSPLPEKVVLGKNGWFFPGNSHNMVVNQYRGLKPLSTATLDSISTRLVGYQQELAKQGTKLYVLVAPDSYTIYPENVPDYLKTRKSPSNFDLLKQHLAQHTTIPLVDVREKLRAAKTINVTYCQTDTHWNDFGSLIASMGLAERVRQDFPQMPQPQLAGYRIRPKAGSPGDLVFLLALNREIQDSVNYQIDPPAPLRIKKLESTPNPETNLPTERFVTANTQSPKLFLLGDSFSYTMNQFVPSYFREMYVVRSPRLNLSQVKAERPDVLVIEIVERNIDMLTAL; translated from the coding sequence ATGCCTTCATCGAAGGGATCTGTTCGCCCATTGACCACTGGTGAGCCATTACCCCCCAGGCAGGAAGTACCCGCCAGACATTACCGGTTTTTTGCTACCGGGATAGGGTTCATTGCGTTGCTGGTATTGCCCACACTCGATCAGTGGCTTGGCTTGTCGGCCGGGTTTAAGAGTACCGAAAAGCGGTTGCTGGCTCCGTTCCCTGCGTTCGAGTTTCCGCACGTCCGGACATTTATCAGCCAGTTTGGTACGTACTACAAAGAGAATTTCGGCTGGCGGAATGCCCTGTTTTATCAGTACAGTCACTGGAAGTTCGGGGTGCTGGGGGTTTCCCCCCTGCCCGAGAAGGTTGTCCTTGGCAAGAACGGCTGGTTTTTTCCGGGAAACAGCCACAACATGGTCGTTAACCAGTACCGGGGTCTGAAACCACTCTCGACGGCAACGCTGGATTCCATCAGCACGCGGCTGGTTGGTTACCAGCAGGAACTGGCTAAACAGGGCACGAAACTCTACGTACTGGTCGCCCCTGATTCCTACACGATCTATCCCGAGAACGTACCAGATTACCTGAAAACACGTAAATCGCCGTCCAATTTCGACTTGCTGAAACAGCACCTGGCGCAGCATACCACGATTCCACTCGTTGACGTGCGGGAGAAACTACGGGCCGCCAAAACCATCAACGTAACGTACTGCCAGACCGACACGCACTGGAATGATTTTGGCTCCCTGATTGCTTCAATGGGGCTGGCTGAACGGGTCCGACAGGATTTCCCTCAGATGCCGCAGCCCCAGCTGGCTGGCTACCGAATCCGCCCCAAAGCGGGCTCGCCCGGCGACCTGGTATTTCTACTGGCGCTGAACCGGGAAATTCAGGACTCGGTGAATTACCAGATAGACCCGCCAGCACCCCTGCGTATCAAAAAGCTGGAGAGTACGCCCAATCCGGAAACGAACCTGCCAACGGAGCGATTCGTGACGGCCAACACCCAGTCGCCCAAGCTATTCCTATTGGGAGATTCGTTCAGCTACACCATGAACCAGTTCGTGCCGAGCTATTTCCGCGAAATGTACGTAGTACGGAGCCCCCGGCTTAACCTGAGCCAGGTAAAAGCCGAGCGCCCCGACGTACTCGTGATTGAGATTGTTGAGCGCAACATCGACATGCTGACCGCGCTCTGA
- a CDS encoding phosphatidylserine decarboxylase family protein, with amino-acid sequence MRLHREGNTIMLTTGLVLLTLNLLAYFFLFSDNSTATLLLAVASLILFVLVVQFFRIPNRLLTTGDTKVIAPADGTIVVIEETEESEFFKARRRQVSIFMSPLNVHVNRNPVSGIVRYFKYYPGKYLVAWHPKSSTENERTTVVIESPSGVQVLMRQIAGAVARRIIWYVKEGQPVEQGDEMGFIKFGSRVDVFLPLDAEILVNIGDRTKGGVTVLADLK; translated from the coding sequence ATGCGCTTACACCGCGAGGGAAACACGATAATGCTTACAACCGGGCTGGTTCTGCTCACGCTGAATCTGCTCGCCTACTTCTTTTTATTTTCCGATAATTCGACGGCAACGCTGCTGCTGGCCGTAGCCAGTCTTATTTTGTTTGTGCTGGTCGTTCAGTTTTTCCGGATACCCAACCGATTGCTGACAACGGGCGATACGAAGGTTATTGCCCCCGCCGATGGGACGATCGTTGTTATCGAGGAAACGGAAGAAAGTGAGTTTTTCAAGGCGCGCCGTCGGCAGGTTTCCATTTTCATGTCGCCCCTTAACGTACACGTCAATCGCAATCCTGTATCCGGCATCGTTCGCTATTTCAAATATTACCCGGGCAAATACCTGGTTGCCTGGCACCCGAAATCCAGCACCGAAAACGAACGGACAACCGTCGTTATCGAATCGCCTAGCGGTGTTCAGGTACTCATGCGGCAAATTGCCGGTGCTGTTGCCCGACGCATCATCTGGTACGTGAAGGAAGGCCAGCCCGTTGAACAGGGCGATGAAATGGGATTTATTAAGTTTGGCTCCCGTGTGGACGTGTTTCTGCCCCTTGACGCTGAAATACTCGTCAACATTGGCGACCGTACCAAAGGGGGTGTAACTGTTCTCGCTGACCTGAAATAG
- a CDS encoding GMC family oxidoreductase, whose protein sequence is MTYDYIIVGAGSAGCVLANRLSADPAIRVLLLEAGGPDTKLEVHIPAAYSKLHGTAVDWGFWTEPQTALNGRRMYQPRGKTLGGCSSTNAMAYVRGNRHDYNDWAALGNPGWSYTDVLPYFIRSEHNEQISQLDAHYHGQNGPLNVTFATRFRTPLADAFVRSCQQTGIRPNHDYNGAEQEGTGFFQFTIKDGKRHSAATAFLKPAMNRPNLTVITHAMTKQVILSHDRATGVEFVTGKNQTRIATATKEVILSAGAFQSPQLLMLSGIGPADELRRAGIMCRKDLPGVGQNLQDHLFSGVSSLCSQRGISSNYHLKPFNQLKALGQYLLSKKGPMTISPLEAVAFLKTDPTQERIDMQFHFAPVHMGDDYTVDMYDLASWPTTDGYLILPTLLKPKSVGYVGIRSANPLDTPVIQPNYMDHEDDRQVLINGMRLALDVMEADGFGPYRQRIQTPIASRTDDVIWQHILQQLETVYHPVGTCKMGPQTDEMAVVGSDLRVRGIEGLRVVDASIMPTIVSGNTNAPVLMIAEKAADLILGNQLAGAARQTVSH, encoded by the coding sequence ATGACATACGATTACATTATTGTAGGCGCCGGATCAGCGGGTTGCGTACTGGCCAATCGGCTTTCCGCCGACCCGGCCATACGGGTTCTGTTGCTGGAAGCGGGTGGTCCGGACACGAAGCTGGAAGTGCACATTCCGGCAGCTTACTCCAAGCTCCATGGCACGGCCGTAGACTGGGGGTTCTGGACCGAACCGCAAACGGCGCTCAATGGCCGTCGTATGTACCAGCCCCGGGGAAAAACGCTGGGCGGCTGCAGCTCAACCAATGCCATGGCCTACGTGCGGGGCAATCGTCATGATTACAACGATTGGGCTGCCTTAGGCAATCCGGGCTGGAGTTACACTGATGTGCTGCCATATTTTATTCGGTCGGAACACAATGAACAGATCAGCCAGCTCGATGCGCACTACCACGGCCAGAACGGCCCCCTCAACGTAACGTTTGCCACGCGCTTTAGAACACCGCTGGCCGATGCGTTCGTGCGATCATGCCAGCAAACGGGTATTCGACCCAATCACGATTATAATGGGGCTGAGCAGGAAGGAACCGGTTTCTTTCAGTTTACGATCAAGGACGGTAAACGCCATAGTGCCGCTACGGCCTTTCTAAAACCCGCCATGAACCGTCCCAATCTGACGGTGATTACCCACGCCATGACCAAACAGGTCATCCTGAGCCACGATCGGGCTACTGGCGTGGAGTTTGTGACGGGGAAAAATCAGACCCGTATAGCCACGGCTACCAAAGAAGTCATCCTGTCAGCAGGTGCATTCCAGTCACCCCAGCTGCTCATGTTATCCGGCATCGGACCAGCCGACGAACTCCGGCGGGCGGGGATCATGTGCCGGAAAGACCTTCCGGGCGTGGGCCAGAATTTGCAGGATCACCTGTTTTCGGGCGTTAGCAGTTTATGCTCCCAGCGGGGTATCTCGTCGAACTACCACCTCAAGCCCTTTAATCAGCTAAAAGCGCTGGGCCAGTACCTTCTGTCCAAGAAGGGGCCGATGACAATCAGCCCGCTCGAAGCCGTAGCGTTTTTGAAAACGGACCCTACTCAGGAACGGATCGACATGCAGTTCCATTTCGCGCCGGTTCACATGGGCGACGACTACACGGTTGATATGTACGACCTCGCCAGCTGGCCCACCACCGATGGCTACCTTATCCTGCCAACGCTATTGAAACCCAAAAGTGTAGGCTACGTGGGTATACGATCGGCTAATCCCCTCGATACACCGGTGATCCAGCCTAACTACATGGACCACGAAGACGACCGTCAGGTGCTCATCAATGGCATGCGACTGGCACTGGATGTGATGGAAGCCGACGGGTTTGGCCCCTATCGCCAGCGGATTCAAACGCCCATCGCCAGCCGCACCGACGATGTTATCTGGCAGCATATTCTACAGCAGCTGGAGACGGTTTATCACCCCGTTGGGACCTGCAAGATGGGCCCCCAAACCGATGAAATGGCCGTTGTGGGCAGTGATCTGCGGGTTCGGGGTATCGAAGGGCTCCGGGTGGTTGATGCGTCGATTATGCCCACGATCGTATCGGGTAACACAAACGCGCCGGTGCTGATGATTGCGGAGAAAGCCGCCGACCTGATTCTGGGAAATCAGCTGGCTGGCGCGGCCCGGCAAACCGTTTCGCACTAA
- a CDS encoding MBOAT family O-acyltransferase, with product MLFSSAIFLFLYLPLFLFIYYLLPKRWHNAFLFAASLVFYAWGEGPVVLVLLGSALINYVAGQLIERGRRRAGLWLSLVGSLSLLFYYKYANFLFDSVRGFAEAFALPDAENLTLAQIALPIGISFYTFQGISYTLDIYWGRIRANKSFLDYGTYVAMFPHQIAGPIVRYADIAPELADRTTTFEKFGLGAERFIIGLAKKILLANTFAELADTVFNAPPDSYPTATAWLGIIAYTLQIYFDFSGYSDMAIGLGKMVGFDFKENFNYPYVARSIQDFWRRWHISLSSWFRDYVYIPLGGNRGSKMRTYRNLLIVFLVTGLWHGASWSFIVWGLYHGFFLMIERAGLGKWLERIWAPIAHLYALIVVLVGWVFFRAETLTEGLAFLKKMLGLAPPTGVNVAFPPVILLNTEVVAALLLGVVLSMPVYHWFQRGWQQMQIRLGYSVARRALDSLYAVGLFGLFIMAVMYLAADTYNPFIYFRF from the coding sequence ATGCTATTCAGTTCGGCAATCTTTTTATTCCTCTACCTGCCGTTATTCCTGTTCATCTATTACCTGCTGCCGAAACGCTGGCATAATGCCTTCCTGTTTGCGGCCAGTCTGGTTTTTTATGCATGGGGCGAAGGACCGGTTGTATTGGTCTTATTGGGATCGGCCCTGATCAACTACGTAGCGGGGCAGCTCATTGAGCGGGGCCGTCGTCGGGCGGGTCTCTGGCTCTCGCTGGTGGGTAGTTTGTCGCTGCTCTTTTATTACAAATACGCCAACTTTTTGTTTGACTCCGTGCGGGGTTTTGCCGAAGCATTTGCACTGCCCGACGCCGAAAATCTGACGCTGGCGCAGATAGCCCTGCCCATCGGTATCAGTTTCTACACCTTTCAGGGCATTTCCTATACTCTCGATATTTACTGGGGCCGTATCCGGGCTAACAAGAGCTTTCTGGACTACGGTACCTACGTAGCAATGTTTCCGCACCAGATTGCCGGCCCCATCGTACGCTACGCCGACATTGCCCCCGAACTGGCCGACCGAACAACAACGTTTGAGAAATTCGGACTCGGCGCTGAACGGTTTATCATCGGTCTGGCCAAGAAAATCCTGCTGGCTAACACCTTTGCCGAACTGGCCGATACCGTCTTCAACGCTCCACCCGACAGTTACCCAACCGCTACGGCCTGGCTGGGCATCATAGCTTATACCCTTCAGATTTATTTCGATTTCTCCGGCTACTCGGATATGGCGATTGGCCTGGGCAAAATGGTTGGCTTCGACTTCAAAGAGAACTTCAACTATCCCTACGTGGCCCGTTCCATCCAGGATTTCTGGCGACGCTGGCATATTTCACTATCGAGCTGGTTTCGCGATTATGTATACATTCCGCTGGGGGGAAACCGGGGCAGTAAGATGCGGACCTACCGCAATCTGCTCATCGTTTTTCTGGTCACGGGGCTGTGGCACGGGGCCAGCTGGAGTTTTATTGTATGGGGCTTATACCATGGGTTTTTCCTGATGATCGAGCGGGCGGGGCTGGGCAAATGGCTGGAGCGAATCTGGGCACCCATTGCGCACCTGTACGCGCTCATCGTGGTGCTGGTGGGCTGGGTCTTTTTCCGGGCCGAAACCCTGACCGAGGGGCTTGCCTTTCTTAAAAAAATGCTGGGACTGGCACCCCCAACCGGTGTAAACGTAGCGTTCCCGCCGGTCATTCTACTGAACACCGAAGTCGTAGCTGCGCTGCTGCTGGGCGTTGTGCTGTCGATGCCCGTTTATCATTGGTTCCAGCGGGGGTGGCAACAGATGCAGATACGGCTGGGCTACAGCGTTGCCCGTCGTGCCCTCGATTCGCTCTACGCCGTTGGTTTATTTGGGTTGTTTATCATGGCCGTTATGTACCTGGCAGCCGATACCTACAACCCCTTCATTTACTTTCGATTCTAA
- a CDS encoding TraR/DksA family transcriptional regulator → MVQEEKKRYSEEDLREFQELISQKLEATRSELNYIKETLSKRNDSGTDNTSGNSKALEDGADTSERENLSQLAARLQKFTQQLDAAMVRIKNGTYGICKDTGKLIPKERLRAVPHTQQTIEAKLRQSN, encoded by the coding sequence ATGGTTCAGGAAGAGAAAAAACGATATTCTGAAGAAGATCTTCGGGAGTTCCAGGAGTTGATTAGTCAGAAGCTCGAGGCTACCCGCAGCGAGTTAAACTATATCAAAGAAACGCTTAGCAAACGCAACGACAGCGGCACCGACAACACATCGGGTAACTCAAAGGCGCTGGAAGATGGAGCCGACACTAGTGAGCGCGAAAATCTGAGCCAGCTGGCAGCCCGTTTGCAGAAGTTTACCCAGCAGCTTGATGCAGCTATGGTGCGTATCAAGAATGGAACCTACGGGATCTGCAAGGATACCGGCAAACTGATTCCTAAGGAGCGGCTGCGGGCGGTACCTCATACCCAGCAAACGATTGAAGCGAAGCTACGTCAGTCCAATTAG
- a CDS encoding Glu/Leu/Phe/Val family dehydrogenase — translation MAYIEPAPIKDKENPLESMMSRFDAAARMLGISDEMYDILKVPARQVIVGLPVTMDNGSIRVFEGYRVIHSNILGPSKGGIRLDPGVHLDEVRALAAWMTWKCAVVDIPYGGAKGGIACNPREMSAGEIERLIRQYTVAMLDVFGPDRDIPAPDMGTGPREMAWIVDEYSKAKGMTVNNVVTGKPLVLGGSLGRTEATGRGVTVAALAAMDKMRMNPYRTTAAIQGFGNVGSFAAELLHERGVTVVAVSDISGGYYNATGIDITAAVAYRNANKGTLDGFSGAEKISNEELLSLPVDVLVPAAKEDVITDDNAGSIQAKMIVEGANGPTSASADEIINSKGILVVPDILANAGGVTVSYFEWVQNRIGYKWTLDRINRRADRVMKDAFDRVFDTSQKYQVPMRLAAYIVAIDKVASTYKFRGGY, via the coding sequence ATGGCATATATTGAACCAGCCCCAATAAAAGATAAAGAGAATCCACTTGAGTCAATGATGTCGCGTTTCGACGCGGCAGCCCGTATGCTGGGCATATCAGACGAAATGTACGACATCCTCAAAGTACCGGCCCGCCAGGTCATCGTTGGTCTGCCGGTAACGATGGATAACGGTAGCATTCGGGTTTTTGAAGGGTATCGGGTTATTCACTCCAACATCCTGGGTCCGTCGAAGGGCGGTATCCGGCTTGACCCCGGTGTTCACCTCGACGAGGTTCGGGCGCTGGCCGCCTGGATGACCTGGAAGTGTGCCGTTGTTGACATCCCCTACGGTGGTGCCAAAGGCGGAATTGCCTGTAACCCACGCGAGATGTCGGCGGGTGAAATTGAGCGGCTCATCCGGCAGTATACGGTTGCCATGCTCGACGTGTTTGGCCCTGACCGCGACATTCCGGCCCCCGATATGGGTACCGGTCCCCGTGAGATGGCTTGGATTGTGGACGAATACTCGAAAGCAAAAGGTATGACAGTCAACAATGTTGTAACGGGTAAACCACTGGTACTGGGCGGCTCGCTGGGCCGTACTGAAGCAACCGGGCGGGGTGTTACCGTGGCAGCGCTGGCGGCTATGGACAAGATGCGCATGAATCCGTACCGTACTACGGCGGCTATTCAGGGCTTTGGGAATGTAGGCTCGTTTGCGGCCGAACTCCTGCACGAACGTGGGGTGACGGTGGTAGCTGTGAGTGATATTTCGGGCGGGTATTATAACGCTACGGGTATCGACATAACCGCAGCCGTTGCGTATCGAAACGCTAATAAAGGTACTCTGGACGGCTTTAGCGGTGCCGAGAAGATCTCAAACGAGGAACTGTTGTCGCTGCCGGTCGATGTGCTGGTTCCAGCGGCTAAAGAAGACGTTATAACCGACGATAATGCCGGATCGATCCAAGCTAAGATGATTGTTGAAGGGGCCAATGGTCCTACGTCAGCCTCGGCCGACGAAATCATCAACAGCAAGGGCATTCTGGTCGTCCCTGACATCCTGGCTAACGCGGGTGGTGTGACTGTCTCCTACTTCGAGTGGGTGCAAAACCGGATTGGCTATAAATGGACACTTGATCGCATCAACCGCCGGGCCGACCGCGTCATGAAAGACGCATTCGACCGGGTTTTCGATACCTCTCAAAAGTACCAGGTACCCATGCGGCTGGCGGCTTACATCGTGGCAATTGACAAGGTAGCCAGTACCTATAAATTCCGCGGAGGCTACTGA
- a CDS encoding phage holin family protein: MLERLEEIRENIFRYLEARIELFTLETRGKLEEGVVVGVHGIVLALLGTMTIIFLFSLLAAYLNEVTNSRYLGFLIVAAFFLILTVIWMAGKDFFKSKIRVAAYSAIKKSQEKKVEEKSDAVQELMAQTRATMGNQEGYSPQNPQSPRTY, from the coding sequence ATGCTGGAACGTTTGGAAGAAATTCGGGAAAATATATTCCGCTATTTAGAAGCACGAATCGAGCTTTTTACGCTTGAAACCCGTGGTAAACTGGAGGAAGGAGTTGTCGTTGGCGTTCACGGTATTGTGCTCGCCCTGCTGGGCACCATGACCATAATATTCTTGTTCAGCCTGCTGGCTGCTTACCTTAATGAGGTGACGAACAGTCGTTACCTGGGCTTTCTGATCGTTGCTGCCTTCTTTCTGATCCTTACGGTAATTTGGATGGCCGGTAAAGATTTCTTCAAATCGAAAATTCGGGTTGCCGCCTATAGTGCGATCAAGAAGAGCCAGGAGAAAAAAGTGGAGGAAAAGTCAGATGCCGTTCAGGAGCTTATGGCCCAAACGCGCGCAACGATGGGTAACCAAGAAGGTTACTCTCCGCAGAATCCGCAATCACCCCGAACCTATTGA
- a CDS encoding SMP-30/gluconolactonase/LRE family protein, with translation MDNVRVLVDGLKFPGGPAFDETGCLWCVEQEGEGLICRDKDGSLLRIHTGGRPTGAVIHNNYVWFCDSGQNSIRRTHINTKKTETIVDAVGGIPLSSPNDLLFDSRNNLIFSCPGSPDGDDTGYVAVYTTDGVVQVIADGLSYPKGLAFFPTTKTLLIAETHRQRIWEGYWDDEGLSWETIRVWSQVNDGLANAHTPGPDGMAVGPDGNLYVAVLGAGLVRVLSIDGDHIRDIQLPGQNPTNCFFDPSGGLGLIVTESERGELLSIAL, from the coding sequence ATGGATAACGTACGTGTACTGGTTGACGGACTTAAGTTTCCGGGAGGACCTGCATTTGATGAAACAGGTTGTCTCTGGTGTGTAGAACAGGAAGGTGAGGGGCTGATCTGTCGTGATAAGGATGGAAGCCTATTGCGTATACACACGGGCGGTCGTCCGACCGGGGCCGTTATTCACAACAACTACGTTTGGTTTTGCGATTCGGGTCAGAACTCGATTCGCCGGACGCACATCAATACGAAAAAAACTGAAACGATTGTGGACGCAGTCGGTGGAATACCGCTCAGCAGTCCCAACGACTTGCTGTTCGACAGCCGCAATAATCTGATTTTTAGCTGCCCGGGCTCCCCGGACGGGGACGATACGGGATATGTAGCGGTCTATACAACCGATGGTGTCGTGCAGGTAATTGCCGATGGGCTGTCATACCCCAAAGGCCTGGCTTTCTTTCCAACCACCAAAACCCTGCTGATCGCAGAAACCCATCGCCAGCGTATATGGGAAGGGTACTGGGATGATGAAGGGCTGAGTTGGGAAACTATTCGGGTATGGTCGCAGGTGAACGATGGCCTCGCCAATGCCCATACACCCGGCCCTGATGGGATGGCCGTGGGACCCGACGGAAACTTATACGTAGCTGTATTGGGCGCGGGGCTTGTCCGGGTTCTATCAATCGACGGCGACCACATCCGGGATATTCAGCTACCCGGCCAAAATCCAACCAACTGCTTTTTTGACCCCTCGGGTGGGCTCGGCCTTATCGTTACGGAGAGTGAACGGGGCGAACTGCTTAGTATTGCACTGTAG
- a CDS encoding geranylgeranylglyceryl/heptaprenylglyceryl phosphate synthase: MPSIQPLSQPDTTKRQQHNLLISLRSRKASGQKSLAVLLDPDKVGQDSFISLLNRTASYPVDFFLVGGSLVTEYVHKEVIATIRRHSSTPVVLFPGNPLHIEPSADAVLFLSLISGRNPDFLIGQHVIAAPLLKKSGLEILPTGYMLVDSGTQTTVSYISGTMPLPHDKPGVAACTAMAGEMLGLQLMYLDAGSGAARPVSPAMITAVREVIDTPLIVGGGIDTGEKAYEALKAGADMIVVGNGIERDPDLLPQLSTVIHEFNRSVIQA; this comes from the coding sequence ATGCCATCAATCCAACCGCTGAGCCAACCAGATACCACGAAAAGGCAACAACACAACCTGTTGATTTCACTTCGGAGCCGTAAGGCGTCGGGTCAGAAATCGCTTGCTGTCTTGCTCGATCCGGATAAGGTCGGGCAAGACTCGTTTATATCCCTGCTCAACCGCACGGCGAGTTACCCCGTTGATTTTTTTCTGGTAGGGGGTAGTCTGGTAACTGAATACGTCCATAAAGAGGTCATTGCCACCATTCGTCGACATTCGTCAACGCCCGTTGTTCTTTTTCCCGGCAATCCACTACACATCGAGCCCTCGGCCGATGCTGTTCTTTTTCTATCACTCATATCGGGTCGCAACCCCGATTTTCTGATCGGGCAGCATGTCATTGCAGCCCCACTCCTCAAAAAAAGTGGTTTGGAAATCCTGCCGACGGGCTATATGCTGGTCGACAGTGGCACGCAGACGACCGTTTCCTACATTAGTGGCACCATGCCTCTGCCCCACGATAAACCCGGCGTGGCCGCCTGCACGGCTATGGCAGGAGAAATGCTTGGGTTACAGCTTATGTACCTGGATGCCGGCAGTGGGGCTGCGCGCCCGGTATCACCCGCTATGATCACAGCCGTTCGGGAAGTTATTGACACACCCCTTATTGTTGGGGGAGGGATCGATACGGGCGAAAAAGCATACGAAGCGCTCAAAGCTGGTGCTGACATGATCGTTGTGGGAAACGGGATCGAACGGGATCCGGATTTACTACCGCAGTTATCAACCGTTATTCACGAATTTAATCGGTCCGTTATTCAGGCCTGA